A window of the Paenibacillus woosongensis genome harbors these coding sequences:
- a CDS encoding TauD/TfdA dioxygenase family protein: MSTVGKSQVIEGTTVEVVPVAGRIGAEIRGVKLSPDLDQATAAAIRKALLSYKVIFFRGQQHLDDAGQEALTGLFGEAVAHPTVPIKQGTDYVLELDSQHGGRANSWHTDVTFVDAYPKASILRAVVVPAAGGDTVWANTAAAYEHLPENLRNLADRLWAVHSNEYDYAAQRENVSKEAIEHHKKVFTSTLFETEHPVVHVHPETGERSLILGHFAKKIVGLSTADSQAIIHLLQSHVTRLENTVRWRWSVGDVVIWDNRATQHYAINDYGDQHRVVRRVTVDGEVPVSIDGRKSVTRVKE; the protein is encoded by the coding sequence ATGAGTACGGTAGGTAAAAGCCAAGTGATTGAAGGAACAACGGTGGAGGTCGTGCCGGTAGCAGGCCGGATCGGCGCAGAGATTCGCGGGGTTAAATTGTCCCCGGATTTGGATCAGGCCACAGCTGCGGCGATCCGTAAAGCGCTGCTTAGCTATAAAGTGATCTTCTTCCGCGGGCAGCAGCATCTCGACGATGCGGGCCAGGAAGCGCTGACGGGCTTGTTCGGAGAGGCGGTGGCCCATCCGACGGTACCGATCAAGCAGGGAACGGACTATGTGCTGGAGCTCGATTCACAGCATGGCGGACGGGCGAATTCCTGGCATACGGATGTCACATTCGTGGATGCGTATCCGAAGGCTTCGATTCTGCGTGCTGTCGTCGTTCCGGCTGCCGGCGGTGATACCGTATGGGCGAATACGGCCGCAGCCTATGAGCATCTGCCCGAGAACTTGCGAAATCTTGCCGACCGCTTGTGGGCCGTTCATTCCAATGAATACGACTATGCCGCCCAGCGTGAGAATGTCTCAAAGGAAGCGATCGAGCATCATAAGAAGGTGTTTACCTCCACGTTATTCGAGACGGAGCATCCAGTCGTGCATGTCCATCCGGAGACGGGTGAGCGTTCGCTGATCCTGGGCCATTTCGCCAAAAAAATCGTCGGTCTCTCCACGGCGGACTCCCAGGCGATCATCCATCTGCTGCAGAGCCACGTGACCCGCCTGGAGAATACAGTGCGCTGGCGCTGGTCCGTCGGGGACGTCGTCATCTGGGATAACCGCGCGACCCAGCATTATGCGATCAACGACTACGGCGATCAGCACCGGGTCGTTCGCAGGGTGACTGTGGACGGGGAGGTTCCCGTCAGCATCGACGGCCGTAAAAGCGTCACGCGTGTAAAGGAGTAG
- a CDS encoding LLM class flavin-dependent oxidoreductase, which yields MGKTKRQMNLNVFIMNAGHHEAAWRRTDTQAERITDIRYFQRLAEIAEQAKFDSLFLADILAVGKNVQYGVSSFGLEPFTLLSALAAVTERIGLIGTVSTTYNEPFHVARKFASLDHISQGRAGWNIVTSGNEIEAGNFGREGHLEHRKRYERAREFLEVAKGLWDSFEEDAIIIDRDTGQFTDSEKVHALNHAGPHFRVRGPLNVPRSPQGYPVLVQAGSSEDGKEFAAEHAEAIFTAQQTLEEAQSFYSDVKSRLAKYGRHPDELKILPGICAIIGATESEAKEKEQELNELTIPAYGLNQLSSMLKVDLSGLPLDGPLPELPNIEAINGNKSRFQLVADLARRDNLTIRQLIHRLAGGRGHRTFAGTAVQVADQLEEWFTQGGSDGFNVMPPYLPGGLEDFAAQVVPELQRRGLFRTEYAGRTLREHYGLKRPVNPYAARPLVSRLAGC from the coding sequence ATGGGAAAAACCAAGCGGCAAATGAATCTGAACGTGTTCATTATGAACGCGGGCCATCATGAAGCGGCCTGGCGGCGCACGGATACACAGGCGGAAAGGATTACGGATATCCGTTATTTCCAGCGGCTGGCCGAGATCGCCGAGCAGGCGAAGTTCGATTCGTTATTTCTGGCCGATATTCTGGCCGTCGGCAAAAACGTGCAGTATGGCGTGTCCTCCTTCGGTCTTGAGCCGTTTACGCTGCTCTCGGCGCTGGCGGCGGTCACCGAGCGGATCGGCCTCATCGGCACCGTGTCGACCACTTATAACGAGCCGTTCCACGTCGCGCGCAAGTTTGCGTCGCTGGATCATATCAGCCAGGGACGTGCGGGCTGGAATATCGTTACATCGGGCAATGAGATCGAAGCGGGCAATTTCGGACGCGAGGGTCATCTTGAGCACCGTAAACGATATGAGCGGGCAAGAGAATTTCTTGAGGTGGCGAAGGGGTTATGGGACAGCTTCGAAGAGGACGCAATCATCATCGACCGTGACACTGGTCAATTTACGGACAGCGAGAAAGTGCATGCACTGAACCATGCCGGACCGCATTTTAGAGTGAGAGGGCCTCTGAATGTGCCAAGAAGTCCGCAAGGGTACCCGGTGCTGGTACAGGCGGGTTCCTCCGAGGACGGCAAGGAATTTGCCGCCGAGCATGCGGAAGCGATCTTTACCGCCCAGCAGACGCTGGAGGAAGCGCAGAGCTTCTATAGCGACGTCAAATCCAGGCTGGCCAAATATGGACGGCATCCCGACGAGCTGAAAATACTGCCGGGCATTTGCGCGATCATCGGCGCGACGGAGTCGGAAGCCAAGGAGAAGGAGCAGGAGCTCAATGAGTTGACGATTCCTGCATATGGCTTGAATCAGTTATCCAGCATGCTGAAGGTGGATCTGTCGGGGCTTCCACTCGACGGGCCGTTGCCTGAGCTGCCGAATATAGAGGCGATTAACGGGAACAAGAGCCGGTTCCAGCTTGTGGCCGATTTGGCCAGACGGGACAATCTCACGATCCGGCAATTGATCCATCGCCTGGCAGGTGGGCGCGGACATCGCACCTTCGCCGGAACCGCGGTGCAAGTCGCGGATCAGCTGGAGGAATGGTTCACCCAGGGAGGGAGTGATGGCTTTAATGTGATGCCGCCGTATTTGCCCGGCGGTTTGGAGGATTTTGCCGCTCAGGTCGTCCCGGAGCTGCAGCGGCGCGGGCTGTTCCGCACCGAATATGCGGGCCGCACCCTGCGGGAGCATTATGGGCTTAAGCGGCCTGTCAATCCCTATGCCGCTAGGCCGCTCGTATCCCGGCTCGCAGGCTGCTAG
- a CDS encoding ABC transporter permease, with protein MAGSSTGEALVRFEAEQRAPGRRLSLVKRSAGKIFRGMKSSIAIIAFLLLWELTPRLGVVNVTFLPPLSTVVSAWWQLLLSGDLADHLLASLLRSAGGFFLAVAVSIPLGLAIGWWKGVAEFLNPLLEMFRNTPALAILPVFILLLGLGETSKIAIVFYACAFPLLLNTISGVRNVDPLLIKSARSMGLSPVNLFRKVILPASVPTIFVGIRQAGASSILVLVAAEMVGAKSGLGYLVQYTQFSFQIPQMYAGILTISVIGLIVNYLLVHLERKLTSWKQTYSE; from the coding sequence GTGGCAGGTTCTAGTACAGGAGAGGCGTTGGTTCGCTTCGAGGCGGAGCAGAGGGCGCCGGGGCGAAGGCTGAGTCTGGTCAAACGGTCGGCTGGTAAAATATTTCGCGGCATGAAATCGTCTATCGCGATCATCGCTTTTCTGCTGCTGTGGGAATTAACGCCGCGTTTGGGCGTCGTCAATGTCACCTTCCTGCCGCCATTAAGCACAGTAGTCTCGGCCTGGTGGCAGCTGCTGCTCTCGGGCGATCTTGCCGATCATTTACTAGCCAGCTTGCTGCGGTCGGCCGGCGGATTCTTCCTGGCGGTTGCTGTCAGCATACCGCTCGGCCTGGCCATCGGCTGGTGGAAAGGGGTGGCCGAATTTCTAAATCCACTGCTGGAAATGTTCCGCAACACGCCGGCGCTAGCGATTCTTCCCGTCTTCATTCTGCTGCTGGGTCTCGGGGAAACGTCGAAAATCGCTATCGTCTTCTACGCCTGCGCCTTTCCACTGCTGCTGAACACGATTAGCGGAGTCCGGAACGTCGATCCCCTGCTGATCAAGTCGGCGCGCTCAATGGGCTTATCACCGGTAAATTTGTTCCGCAAAGTCATCCTTCCCGCATCGGTACCTACGATCTTCGTCGGCATCCGCCAGGCGGGGGCGAGCTCGATTCTCGTGCTGGTGGCGGCGGAGATGGTCGGCGCAAAATCCGGGCTCGGCTATCTGGTGCAGTATACGCAGTTCAGCTTCCAAATTCCGCAAATGTACGCGGGCATTCTGACGATTTCGGTCATCGGCCTGATCGTAAATTATCTGCTCGTGCATCTGGAGCGGAAACTGACATCCTGGAAGCAAACATATAGCGAATAA
- a CDS encoding ABC transporter ATP-binding protein, translating to MTTAKISIQHVHKSFRIQRNLGHLQELWQPVSALQDIHLEVKQGEFMVIVGPSGCGKSTLLDLLAGLTKPSSGQILLDGKAIAGPDLDRGIVFQQYALFPWKTALANVEFGLEAKGIGKRERREAALEYIQLVGLSGFENRYPHELSGGMKQRIAIARSLAYDPEVLLMDEPFAALDAQTRETLQSELLRIWEATKKTIIFITHGIEEAVYLGQRVAVMSSRPGRIKEVIEVPFQGRSSEEDLRAHPEFVKLRHHIWDLLKDEVQRAQEQEKSSSLHYEQHKLTNKGGA from the coding sequence ATGACAACGGCAAAAATTAGTATCCAGCACGTGCACAAGTCTTTTCGGATTCAGCGGAATCTGGGGCATCTTCAGGAATTATGGCAGCCGGTCTCTGCGCTGCAGGACATACACCTGGAGGTGAAGCAGGGAGAATTCATGGTCATCGTTGGGCCGAGCGGCTGCGGGAAATCGACGCTGCTCGATCTGCTGGCTGGACTCACGAAGCCAAGCAGCGGACAGATTCTGCTGGACGGCAAAGCCATTGCTGGTCCTGATCTGGACCGGGGAATCGTTTTTCAGCAATATGCATTGTTCCCCTGGAAGACGGCGCTGGCTAATGTGGAGTTCGGTCTGGAAGCGAAGGGGATCGGCAAAAGAGAGCGGCGGGAAGCGGCGCTGGAGTATATACAGCTCGTCGGCTTATCCGGCTTCGAGAACCGCTACCCGCATGAGCTGTCGGGAGGCATGAAGCAGCGGATTGCGATTGCGAGAAGCCTCGCATACGATCCCGAGGTGCTGCTGATGGATGAACCGTTTGCCGCGCTGGACGCGCAAACCCGGGAGACGCTGCAAAGCGAGCTGCTGCGCATTTGGGAGGCGACGAAGAAGACGATAATTTTCATTACACACGGGATTGAGGAGGCGGTCTATCTCGGGCAGAGGGTGGCGGTGATGAGCTCGCGGCCGGGACGGATCAAGGAAGTGATCGAGGTGCCCTTCCAGGGCCGATCCTCGGAGGAGGACTTGCGGGCTCACCCCGAATTTGTCAAGCTGCGCCATCATATTTGGGATTTGCTGAAGGATGAGGTGCAGCGTGCGCAGGAGCAGGAAAAATCGAGCAGTCTTCATTATGAGCAGCACAAATTAACAAACAAAGGAGGGGCTTGA
- a CDS encoding ABC transporter substrate-binding protein, whose translation MGRSFLKPVSLAAAWLLAAVLLAGCGDKATSAAHTEAPGGLEVTELRYQGSVGAVTFPELAEDLGYLAPLKLKFIGTTISGPQDIQAVVTGDTDFGGAFNGAIVKLIAAKAPITPVISYYGVDDNTWSGYYVLDDSPIQSAKDLIGKKIAVNTLGAHHEFVIKEYLRREGLTEAENEQVTLVVVPPVTGEQTLRASQVDVATLGGVLRDKALERGGIRPLFTDKDLFGVFSAGSYVLTNKFIQDNPQATRKFVEATAKAIEWARTTPPDEVRARYTKIIKERGRKEDDSSIKYWKSTGVAGTGGLIAPEEFETWVNWLVQDGTIGEGEVDGSRIYTNEFNPYRDGGELADDNGKN comes from the coding sequence ATGGGTCGTTCATTTCTTAAACCGGTAAGCTTGGCGGCGGCTTGGCTGCTCGCGGCTGTTCTGCTTGCAGGCTGCGGCGATAAAGCGACGTCAGCGGCACACACGGAAGCTCCGGGCGGCTTGGAGGTTACCGAGCTGCGCTATCAGGGCAGTGTGGGCGCCGTGACTTTTCCAGAGCTGGCCGAGGATCTGGGATATTTGGCTCCGCTCAAGCTGAAATTCATTGGCACGACAATTAGCGGGCCACAGGACATTCAAGCGGTGGTCACGGGGGATACCGATTTTGGCGGGGCGTTTAACGGAGCCATTGTGAAGCTGATTGCAGCCAAAGCACCGATTACGCCTGTGATCTCCTATTACGGCGTCGATGACAATACATGGTCCGGCTATTATGTGCTGGACGACAGCCCGATTCAATCGGCGAAGGATTTGATCGGGAAGAAAATCGCGGTGAATACGCTCGGAGCGCATCATGAATTTGTCATCAAGGAATATTTGCGCCGGGAGGGGCTGACCGAGGCGGAGAACGAGCAGGTGACGCTCGTCGTCGTGCCGCCGGTGACCGGGGAGCAGACACTCCGGGCAAGCCAGGTAGATGTCGCCACCCTAGGCGGGGTGCTTCGGGATAAAGCGCTTGAGCGGGGCGGAATCCGGCCGCTATTTACGGATAAGGATTTATTCGGTGTTTTCAGCGCAGGGAGCTATGTGTTAACGAACAAGTTCATCCAGGACAATCCGCAGGCGACGCGCAAGTTCGTCGAGGCGACGGCCAAGGCGATCGAGTGGGCCAGAACGACGCCGCCGGATGAAGTTAGAGCCCGCTACACGAAGATCATTAAGGAACGCGGAAGGAAAGAGGATGACAGCAGCATCAAATACTGGAAGAGTACCGGGGTGGCGGGCACCGGAGGGCTGATCGCCCCTGAGGAATTCGAGACCTGGGTCAACTGGCTGGTCCAGGATGGCACGATCGGGGAAGGCGAGGTTGACGGAAGCCGAATCTATACGAATGAATTCAATCCATACCGGGATGGAGGGGAGCTGGCCGATGACAACGGCAAAAATTAG
- a CDS encoding DHA2 family efflux MFS transporter permease subunit — MRQQPVLYVLILGSFISVYNTCSMNVGLPAFIDIFDSDLATVQWLMTGFTLATGVIIPLSGYLGDRFSHKQVFLYSIAGLMASSALCAVSWSIYSLIAFRILQGVFCGIIQPVTLTIIFQAIPKQQRNVALSFWSASSILGPALAPTISGWLLGHNWHWMFLVLVPVSILTLWMGVKWIPRDLPSASGPLDRLGLMYAVCGSLALLLYFSNIHQWGLWSYRSAFVLILGLASSLLFVRHELRVKAPLLHLRLFRSRIFMSSILVSAILIIGLYSGIYFVPLYLQEIHRMSPFEVGLLLLLPSLSSGAATLLAGALYPRIGAFRLVIAGAVLIVLASWQFSFLALDTSLAYVAFWMAVRYIGIGLSMTPAMNAGMHAAAAEWYSHASALINWLRQIFGALALGLFTSLFYARQNLHTAVLQQSAATPSAEWIRLSAYTLGIDDSFVVAALLVLLSVPLALLLREKRRDKEGREEPSLAPSAQTRV, encoded by the coding sequence TTGCGACAGCAGCCTGTGCTCTATGTCCTCATCCTCGGCTCATTCATCTCCGTCTATAACACCTGCTCGATGAACGTCGGCCTGCCGGCCTTTATCGATATTTTCGATTCCGATCTGGCGACGGTTCAATGGCTGATGACCGGCTTCACTTTAGCGACTGGTGTGATCATTCCGCTTAGCGGCTATTTGGGCGACCGGTTCAGCCATAAGCAAGTATTCCTGTATTCGATCGCCGGATTGATGGCCAGCTCGGCCCTATGCGCAGTCTCTTGGAGCATTTACAGCCTGATTGCGTTCCGCATACTGCAGGGCGTCTTTTGCGGGATCATTCAACCGGTGACGCTGACGATTATTTTTCAGGCCATTCCGAAGCAGCAGCGCAACGTCGCCCTAAGTTTCTGGTCGGCCTCCAGCATTCTCGGCCCGGCGCTGGCGCCCACGATCAGCGGCTGGCTGCTCGGGCATAACTGGCACTGGATGTTTCTTGTCCTTGTCCCGGTAAGCATCCTCACCTTATGGATGGGCGTGAAATGGATTCCCCGCGACCTGCCTTCCGCTTCAGGCCCGCTGGATCGCCTGGGACTGATGTATGCGGTATGCGGAAGCCTGGCTCTGCTGCTCTATTTCAGCAACATTCATCAGTGGGGCCTCTGGTCCTACCGCTCCGCCTTTGTGCTGATCCTTGGCCTCGCCTCTTCCCTGTTATTCGTCCGGCACGAACTGCGGGTCAAAGCGCCGCTGCTGCATCTGCGTCTTTTTCGGAGCCGTATCTTTATGTCGAGCATCCTGGTCTCTGCCATACTGATCATCGGGCTGTACTCGGGTATTTATTTTGTCCCGCTGTATTTACAGGAAATCCACCGGATGTCCCCCTTTGAAGTGGGACTGCTGCTGCTCCTGCCCTCCCTGAGCTCAGGCGCGGCGACACTGCTCGCCGGTGCCTTGTACCCGCGGATCGGTGCGTTCCGCCTGGTCATTGCCGGGGCGGTTCTCATCGTTCTGGCCTCCTGGCAATTCAGCTTTCTGGCGCTCGATACGAGCCTGGCCTACGTCGCATTCTGGATGGCGGTCCGCTATATCGGCATCGGCCTGTCGATGACCCCGGCGATGAATGCAGGGATGCATGCCGCTGCGGCGGAATGGTATAGCCATGCATCGGCGTTGATTAACTGGCTGCGGCAAATTTTTGGCGCTCTGGCCCTGGGCTTGTTCACCTCGCTGTTCTATGCGCGTCAGAACCTCCATACTGCCGTGCTGCAGCAATCGGCCGCCACCCCCAGTGCTGAATGGATTCGCCTGTCCGCCTACACTTTAGGCATTGATGACTCCTTTGTTGTTGCGGCCCTGCTTGTGCTGCTCAGCGTGCCCCTAGCCCTGCTGCTGCGGGAGAAGCGCAGAGATAAGGAGGGGCGGGAGGAGCCTTCCCTCGCCCCTTCGGCTCAGACCCGGGTGTAG
- a CDS encoding stalk domain-containing protein yields MLMKRGKFGRRRAVLAGILLSLTMLMPLTAQAAQTEQMPSQKGKWLSDVVAISAGDYAVYAIKKDGTAWAWGGMRDRGLLGNGSIVPVKTPVRMHIDEVKDIAGGHMHTLILRKDGTVWATGDNSDGQLGIGMTSYQPVLEPVQVTGLDNIVAISANGSQSLALGADGTVWQWGRKNSVHTPSPVPAKLEGIPAIQAIATGHLTASALDKDGQVWITGSAVTDMNPDRQWEPITVQGDAMGKAIAVATGSQKAAALLEDGTVAIWKSSKTYPTAGDLLSPTKVKHADQLTRLEGGSFSTFSSIKQDGTVWVWDSFLDETEYTAVQVEGITNAIDLANTTMQEQYALLSDGTVMKWNYYGGSNKPSKPQLVEDSIRVEINGENLDFTYPPALVNNVSYVPLRGVFEHLGAKVTWMDQTKTVTVSKGSMNIAIHFYTMETTINGKKVADNIRPFNENYTTMVPLRFIAEALGAKVNWAKEQHTVRIELPNP; encoded by the coding sequence ATGCTTATGAAGCGCGGGAAATTTGGACGCCGCCGAGCAGTTCTCGCGGGGATACTGCTGTCTCTGACCATGCTTATGCCTCTTACTGCTCAAGCAGCCCAAACGGAGCAGATGCCGAGTCAGAAAGGGAAATGGTTATCCGATGTCGTGGCGATCTCAGCGGGGGACTATGCCGTATATGCGATTAAGAAGGACGGAACCGCTTGGGCATGGGGAGGAATGAGAGACCGGGGATTGCTGGGCAACGGCTCGATCGTTCCGGTCAAGACCCCGGTGCGGATGCATATTGACGAGGTGAAGGATATCGCGGGCGGGCACATGCATACGCTGATTTTGCGAAAAGATGGCACGGTGTGGGCCACCGGAGACAATAGCGATGGACAGCTTGGCATCGGTATGACCTCGTATCAACCTGTTCTTGAACCGGTTCAAGTTACAGGTTTGGACAATATTGTCGCTATTTCAGCGAACGGTAGTCAGAGCTTGGCGCTTGGTGCGGATGGGACGGTCTGGCAATGGGGGAGAAAGAACAGTGTACATACACCGTCACCTGTACCTGCGAAGCTGGAGGGGATCCCTGCCATTCAGGCCATTGCTACAGGTCATTTGACAGCCAGTGCCCTAGACAAGGATGGCCAGGTCTGGATCACCGGATCGGCCGTGACGGACATGAATCCTGATCGCCAATGGGAACCGATTACAGTACAAGGCGATGCGATGGGTAAGGCAATAGCTGTTGCGACAGGAAGCCAGAAGGCTGCAGCACTGCTGGAAGATGGCACGGTTGCCATATGGAAAAGCTCTAAAACATACCCTACAGCGGGCGACTTATTAAGTCCCACAAAAGTGAAGCATGCTGACCAACTCACGCGGTTGGAAGGGGGCAGCTTCTCGACGTTTAGCAGCATCAAGCAGGATGGCACGGTATGGGTGTGGGACAGCTTTTTGGATGAGACCGAGTATACAGCTGTTCAGGTTGAAGGCATCACAAATGCAATTGATCTGGCGAATACGACCATGCAGGAGCAGTATGCGCTGCTGAGCGACGGTACAGTGATGAAATGGAATTATTACGGCGGATCAAACAAGCCGTCCAAGCCGCAGCTCGTCGAGGATTCCATTCGCGTCGAGATCAACGGCGAGAATCTGGACTTCACTTATCCGCCAGCACTTGTGAACAATGTGAGCTATGTACCACTGCGCGGTGTCTTTGAGCATTTGGGCGCTAAGGTAACCTGGATGGATCAAACGAAAACGGTTACCGTGAGTAAAGGAAGCATGAATATCGCCATTCATTTCTATACGATGGAGACGACAATCAATGGAAAAAAAGTCGCAGACAACATAAGGCCGTTCAACGAAAACTATACGACGATGGTGCCGCTGCGTTTCATTGCCGAGGCGCTGGGAGCCAAGGTGAACTGGGCCAAGGAGCAGCATACGGTCCGAATTGAGCTGCCGAATCCATAA
- a CDS encoding DUF6809 family protein, with product MKSFLEDLYYGKLYPGEQIVSNDPKYRALNREISEMMQMWRQKLSEEDFRQLEAMLDLQGESNSIHNMETFVQGFKLGASMMIEVWNGKE from the coding sequence GTGAAAAGCTTCTTGGAAGATCTCTATTACGGAAAGCTGTACCCGGGCGAGCAGATCGTTTCCAACGATCCCAAATATCGTGCGTTAAACCGCGAAATATCGGAGATGATGCAGATGTGGAGGCAGAAGCTGTCGGAGGAGGATTTCAGGCAGCTTGAAGCGATGCTGGATCTACAAGGGGAGTCGAATTCGATTCACAATATGGAGACCTTTGTCCAGGGCTTTAAGCTGGGGGCTTCCATGATGATCGAGGTATGGAACGGGAAGGAGTAG
- a CDS encoding helix-turn-helix domain-containing protein produces MTQTQVAQYLNCSQRIYSNYERGEVDIPTRILIKLADLHNTSTDYLLNRTNRKEPYYKD; encoded by the coding sequence ATGACTCAGACTCAAGTTGCCCAATATCTTAATTGCAGCCAACGGATTTACAGTAATTATGAGCGTGGTGAGGTTGATATACCTACGAGGATATTAATTAAATTGGCAGATCTTCACAATACAAGTACGGATTATCTTTTGAATAGAACGAATAGGAAAGAGCCTTATTATAAAGATTGA
- a CDS encoding DUF5131 family protein: MAANSQIEWTEATWNPVTGCTKVSQGCKNCYALAMSKRLVAMNNPRYKNGFNVTLHHDLIDLPLKWKKPRKIFVNSMSDMFHEDIPDEFIFSIFHTMNLASWHTFQILTKRSERLKELAPKLQWTNNIWQGVSVENEKVIHRVDHLRETDAKIKFLSCEPLLGSLSKLDLRGIHWVIVGGESGPKARPMEEEWVRDIRDQCQEQKVAFFFKQWGGVQKFRNGRLLDGQFWDEYPSNDILAN, from the coding sequence ATGGCAGCAAATTCACAAATTGAATGGACCGAGGCAACTTGGAATCCTGTTACAGGCTGTACAAAGGTATCTCAAGGATGCAAAAACTGTTATGCCCTAGCAATGTCCAAAAGACTCGTAGCCATGAACAATCCTAGATATAAAAACGGGTTTAATGTAACCTTACACCACGACCTGATTGATCTTCCTTTAAAGTGGAAAAAACCACGTAAAATATTTGTAAATTCAATGTCAGATATGTTCCATGAGGACATTCCCGATGAATTTATTTTCTCTATATTTCATACCATGAACCTTGCCTCATGGCACACATTCCAAATTCTTACGAAAAGATCAGAACGCTTAAAGGAGCTTGCCCCTAAGTTACAATGGACGAATAACATCTGGCAGGGGGTTAGTGTGGAAAATGAAAAAGTGATTCATCGGGTAGATCATTTAAGAGAAACCGATGCTAAGATCAAATTTCTTTCATGTGAACCTCTCCTAGGCTCCCTTTCGAAATTAGACTTAAGAGGGATACACTGGGTCATTGTAGGTGGAGAGTCGGGGCCGAAAGCTCGACCGATGGAGGAAGAATGGGTAAGAGACATAAGAGATCAATGTCAAGAACAAAAAGTCGCCTTCTTTTTTAAACAATGGGGCGGAGTTCAAAAGTTTCGAAATGGACGTCTTTTGGATGGTCAGTTTTGGGACGAATACCCATCTAACGATATACTTGCGAATTGA
- a CDS encoding three-Cys-motif partner protein TcmP has product MSQPKEKLWELEAHTQAKHIILRNYLKAWFPIMGRYNERILFLDGFSGPGEYDNGEEGSPIIALREGMNFLGYCEKHNWKKPEIVFFFIEQDSTRAHHLENKIKQLHLPKHIVYEVINSTFEEVGNDIWKSLEEDNAKLAPAFLFIDPFGYNLPFELIQKLMSHPKCEVFINFMYEFINRFITRDGQEKVMNRLFGTEEWRELNLDMLEPAARKATIHSFYQKQLEERAARYVRSFEMKGRRNSTKYFLFYGTNHKLGLEKMKDAMWSVDQGGSFTFSDATNPDQGVLFGNEPDYSYLKSLLKDKFSGKQVTIERIEDYVVCETPFKRSHVKTNTLAPMERAGEVKVVKSSRKTKRGYPEGTIIEFP; this is encoded by the coding sequence ATGAGCCAACCAAAAGAAAAACTATGGGAGCTGGAGGCTCACACCCAAGCGAAGCACATTATATTACGTAACTATTTAAAAGCCTGGTTTCCAATTATGGGGCGATACAATGAAAGGATACTGTTTTTAGATGGATTTTCTGGCCCTGGCGAGTACGATAATGGGGAAGAAGGTTCACCCATCATTGCGCTAAGAGAAGGAATGAATTTTCTGGGATATTGTGAAAAACATAATTGGAAAAAACCTGAGATTGTTTTTTTCTTTATTGAACAAGATTCCACTAGAGCACATCATTTAGAGAATAAAATAAAGCAACTTCACCTTCCTAAGCATATTGTATATGAAGTTATCAATTCAACTTTCGAGGAAGTCGGAAATGATATTTGGAAGAGCCTTGAAGAGGACAATGCCAAACTGGCCCCCGCCTTTTTATTTATTGATCCGTTTGGCTACAATTTGCCTTTTGAACTAATTCAAAAATTGATGAGTCATCCCAAATGTGAAGTATTTATAAATTTCATGTATGAATTTATTAATAGGTTCATAACTAGAGATGGTCAGGAAAAAGTAATGAATAGATTGTTTGGGACGGAGGAATGGAGAGAACTCAACCTAGACATGCTAGAACCAGCTGCTAGAAAAGCAACCATACATAGTTTTTATCAAAAACAGCTTGAAGAACGAGCTGCTCGTTATGTAAGATCATTCGAAATGAAAGGAAGAAGAAATTCAACGAAGTATTTTCTTTTTTACGGGACTAATCACAAACTCGGATTAGAGAAGATGAAAGATGCAATGTGGTCCGTGGATCAGGGAGGCAGCTTTACTTTTTCAGATGCAACGAATCCTGACCAAGGTGTTTTGTTCGGAAACGAACCAGACTATAGCTATTTAAAGAGCTTATTAAAAGATAAATTTTCAGGGAAACAGGTAACCATTGAACGTATCGAAGATTACGTTGTGTGCGAAACTCCATTTAAAAGATCCCATGTTAAAACCAATACGTTAGCCCCAATGGAGAGGGCTGGTGAAGTTAAAGTCGTTAAAAGTTCAAGGAAAACGAAAAGAGGGTATCCTGAGGGAACTATAATTGAATTCCCATAA